The Candidatus Paceibacterota bacterium genome includes the window TTTTGTCAAAAACTTTGTTTTCTTCCCAAAATTTTAGTATTTCCTCTTCTTTTTTTGAAAAATCATCATCCATATTTTTTATTTCCGCCATAATTCTAACAAAGAACTGAAAAGAAATCAATTATTTCTTTTAAAAGATTCTCCGTGTCCGGGATATATTTCCATTCCCTTTTTTATCATCTTAAATAATCTCTCAAGAGAATATTCCAATTCTTTTTCCGATCCTCCGGGAAGATCAACTCTTCCAACGCCGTCTTTAAACAAAGTATCGCCTGTAAAAATAAAATTATTTCCAATAAGGCAAATACTCTCTTTGGCATGGCCGGGGGTTTCAATAATTTTTAAAACAACTTCTCCTATTTTTATTTCATCTCCTTCTTTCAGATTTTCCAAAACTTTTGCTGTTGTTTCTCTTTTTATCTTTTCATTCCCTAAAATATGGTCAAAATGCTTATGGGTATTAACAATATATTTTACAAACACCTTATATTTTTTTATCTCCTCCAATATCCTTTCCGGCTCTCCTCCAGGGTCTATCACAAGAAGCTCTCCTTTTGAATAAAGAAGATAGCAGTTGGTAAAAAGCTCTCCTACAACTAAGCGTTTAATTTCCATCAGATTCCAAGTTTTTAATTTCAAAAACTTTGATTTTTGAAGAAAAACCGGAAAGAAGAACAACATTTGAGACAGGAATATTAAAATATTCAGACAGTTTTTTAATTATCGCCCTGTTTGCTTTTCCCTGCAGAGGCGGTTCCTTTACCGCTATAAGAAAAGTGGAGTTCTCAATTTTCTCAATTTTTTCTTCTTTTGAATTTGGTTTTGCTTTTACAAGAATTCTCATTTTTTACGTCTTTTATGCTGTTATAATATCAAAAAAGAAGGAAATTGGCAAAATAAAAACCGCCAAAAAGCGATTTAATCTAAAAAGATGAGAGGCCTTCATGATGAAGGCCTTTTTGGGGTGGGATGTATATACTTCTAAATGAGCTACCGTCAGTATAGCAAATGATAAAATCTTGTCAAGGCCCATGTTCCCTGTTAGTATAAGAATAATGAAAATATTCTCAGAAAATAGAAAAGCTAGGTTTAATTATTCTATTCTTGAAACCTTTGAAGCAGGAATGGTTTTAACCGGAAGAGAAGTTAAATCAATAAGAGGAGGAAGAATTAACCTTCTCGGTTCTTATGTTGTCTTAAGAAATAAAGAGGCCTTCCTTCTTTCGGCCGATATTCCCCCTTATCAGCCGGAAAACGCTCTTTTAAATTATAACCCAAAAAGAGAAAGAAAACTGCTTTTGAACAAGAAAGAAATCAATCAGCTTATAGGAAAAACGAAAGAAAAGGGCTTGACTTTAGTGCCTTTAAAGGTTTATACTAAGGGCGCCCTGATAAAGCTCCAGTTCGGAGTGGCAAAAGGGAAAAAAAAGAAAGATAAGAGAGAGTCCATCAAAAAAAGAGATATAGAGAGAGAAATAGGGAAAAAACTGAAAAGGTAAAGGGGACGAACGTTTTGACAAAGATTCTTATCTTAAATAGCGCAGCCTAGAATTAAGGACTAGTAAAAAACCTTAAAAAATAATAAGTGCTAACTTATTTCAAAAACAACCCGCGCTAGCATACGCCTAGCGCCATCCTTTCCGATGACTTCCGATAAGCGGAAAAAGGGTGTCATATAATCGGGATGAGACGGCTTTTCTCCTCTTTGGAGCCGTCAAAAGCAAAAAGAGGATAGGGGCTAAAGAATTTTGTTTGTTTCTATCTTTGCACCCCAAAACAAAAAACAAAACAAGCTGTAGTGCTGTTTAAGTAAAATTTTTGGACGAGG containing:
- a CDS encoding MBL fold metallo-hydrolase, producing MEIKRLVVGELFTNCYLLYSKGELLVIDPGGEPERILEEIKKYKVFVKYIVNTHKHFDHILGNEKIKRETTAKVLENLKEGDEIKIGEVVLKIIETPGHAKESICLIGNNFIFTGDTLFKDGVGRVDLPGGSEKELEYSLERLFKMIKKGMEIYPGHGESFKRNN
- a CDS encoding DUF167 domain-containing protein is translated as MRILVKAKPNSKEEKIEKIENSTFLIAVKEPPLQGKANRAIIKKLSEYFNIPVSNVVLLSGFSSKIKVFEIKNLESDGN
- the smpB gene encoding SsrA-binding protein SmpB produces the protein MKIFSENRKARFNYSILETFEAGMVLTGREVKSIRGGRINLLGSYVVLRNKEAFLLSADIPPYQPENALLNYNPKRERKLLLNKKEINQLIGKTKEKGLTLVPLKVYTKGALIKLQFGVAKGKKKKDKRESIKKRDIEREIGKKLKR